In the genome of Streptococcus oralis, one region contains:
- the blpC gene encoding quorum-sensing system pheromone BlpC, which produces MDKNQNLTSFQELTTTELNQITGGGWWEDILYGLNIIKYNNTKGLHQPIQL; this is translated from the coding sequence ATGGATAAGAATCAAAACCTAACTTCATTTCAAGAACTAACAACTACTGAACTCAATCAAATCACAGGTGGAGGATGGTGGGAAGATATCTTATATGGTCTTAATATAATTAAGTATAACAATACGAAAGGACTTCATCAGCCAATACAACTATAA